From the Thermosipho affectus genome, one window contains:
- a CDS encoding efflux RND transporter permease subunit: MFYEKYAKKIMVFLMIINVTFFIGLFRIKLKADFSLFKLENSKYEKILNEMEKDFSSENQLNLLVEFDFNPLSLEGLKKIRELNEKLEGIDGIGKVVSPLPKEIPVGFRKVNISNITEENFKLARSFLEKLNTVLKNDGKYYVMFYIFPEKKVVSEIDKVINIPHYFAGSAYLQEKIYDYLLLIIFTIPPIAILTIFIVFKWRLGGIKPTLFSVFPAGMGALWTLGFIGWTVKEISILTILAPIFTIIMGSADGLHFVSHFMDNKEKNDKFGALRETFRSTGVAMILTTITTVAGFLSLVIIDSRSLAQMGKFSALGVTFAGIATWFFLPVVLLKSDITPRKEKSRISVMFKNFIGRKSVIFTIFILLVFLPGMYFVDNNFYMLDLYKEYTSVKKNVDVVSKVAGVSVPVYGYFKTNDLLLPDFADKILNFEKSLSNVKAVSFYDIMKNINEKVLGQKGYPKNIFQVKVLLNLIPPIYDNFINLESLSGRILIFPKEINNEILTDIEKKAPSSVKITGTPYIMKEMNEVLVPQQIKSLLLAVLLVFLIVLIRLKNLKESFISILPISLSLLVMFGFMGYFNIKLSIITATMGSIVVGVGIDYAIHFIESYNYYLKILKNKKLAIEKSFDVTSKPILANALGLAIGLSVLLLSPLKIHEYLVGIMWVSMITSSIFSLTLLPTLLFIANSDRNGV, encoded by the coding sequence TTGTTTTACGAAAAATATGCAAAAAAGATAATGGTATTTCTAATGATAATTAATGTTACTTTCTTTATTGGATTGTTTAGGATAAAGTTGAAAGCAGATTTTTCACTTTTTAAATTGGAAAATTCAAAGTATGAAAAAATTTTAAATGAGATGGAAAAAGATTTTTCATCTGAAAACCAACTAAATTTATTAGTAGAATTTGACTTTAATCCATTAAGTCTAGAAGGGTTAAAGAAAATTAGAGAGTTAAATGAAAAATTGGAGGGAATTGATGGAATAGGGAAGGTTGTTTCCCCACTTCCAAAAGAGATACCTGTGGGATTTAGAAAGGTGAATATTTCAAATATAACAGAAGAGAATTTTAAGTTGGCTAGATCTTTTCTTGAAAAACTTAATACGGTTTTGAAAAATGATGGAAAGTACTATGTTATGTTTTATATTTTTCCAGAGAAAAAGGTAGTGTCAGAGATAGATAAAGTAATTAATATACCGCATTATTTTGCAGGTAGTGCATATTTGCAAGAAAAAATTTACGATTATTTGTTGTTAATTATCTTTACTATTCCGCCTATCGCAATTTTAACCATATTTATTGTGTTTAAATGGAGATTAGGTGGAATAAAGCCTACGTTATTTTCTGTTTTTCCCGCGGGAATGGGTGCATTGTGGACTCTTGGATTTATAGGTTGGACTGTGAAGGAGATTTCAATTTTGACAATACTTGCACCTATTTTCACGATAATTATGGGAAGTGCGGATGGATTGCACTTTGTTTCTCATTTTATGGATAACAAAGAGAAAAATGATAAATTTGGTGCTTTAAGGGAGACATTTAGAAGTACTGGTGTTGCAATGATTTTAACTACAATAACAACAGTTGCTGGCTTTTTATCACTAGTGATAATAGATTCTCGATCTTTAGCTCAAATGGGCAAATTTAGTGCACTTGGTGTTACTTTTGCAGGTATTGCCACTTGGTTTTTTTTGCCGGTTGTACTCCTAAAGAGTGATATAACACCTAGAAAGGAAAAAAGTAGAATATCGGTAATGTTTAAGAATTTTATAGGTAGAAAGTCTGTGATTTTTACGATATTTATATTATTAGTGTTTTTACCAGGGATGTATTTTGTAGATAATAATTTTTATATGTTGGATCTTTATAAAGAATATACTTCCGTTAAAAAAAATGTAGATGTTGTAAGTAAAGTTGCAGGTGTTTCCGTACCAGTATATGGATATTTTAAAACCAATGATTTGCTATTACCGGATTTTGCAGATAAAATATTGAATTTTGAGAAGAGTTTATCTAATGTTAAGGCGGTTTCGTTTTACGATATAATGAAAAACATAAATGAGAAGGTCCTAGGACAAAAAGGTTATCCAAAGAATATTTTTCAGGTAAAAGTACTTTTAAATTTAATTCCACCTATTTACGATAATTTTATAAATTTGGAAAGCTTGTCGGGGAGAATTTTGATTTTTCCAAAAGAAATTAACAATGAAATTTTAACTGATATAGAGAAAAAAGCTCCATCAAGTGTAAAGATAACAGGTACTCCGTACATTATGAAAGAGATGAATGAGGTATTAGTCCCTCAACAGATAAAGTCTTTATTACTTGCAGTACTTTTGGTGTTTTTGATTGTCTTGATTAGATTAAAAAACTTAAAGGAATCTTTTATTTCAATTTTGCCTATTTCCTTGTCTTTGCTAGTTATGTTTGGGTTCATGGGCTACTTCAATATAAAATTGAGTATAATTACTGCAACAATGGGAAGTATTGTGGTTGGAGTTGGTATAGACTATGCTATTCACTTTATTGAGAGTTATAACTACTATTTAAAAATTTTAAAGAATAAAAAACTTGCCATTGAAAAATCTTTTGATGTAACTTCAAAACCTATTTTGGCAAACGCATTAGGACTTGCAATAGGTCTTTCGGTTTTACTCTTGTCTCCTTTGAAAATACATGAATATTTAGTTGGAATAATGTGGGTTTCTATGATTACAAGCTCAATTTTTAGTTTGACACTTTTACCTACTTTACTGTTTATTGCAAATTCGGATAGAAATGGAGTATAA
- a CDS encoding DUF4416 family protein, whose amino-acid sequence MGKIRKVDMVNLVMFFFSSQVEYWFEEVKNRLIEYFGPIDYKSEILDFEKYTLYYNKEMGEGVRGILISFERLIHPAQLADIKNITNNIENGFAVNGNRRFNIDPGYIHHMQFVLATTKMWPHRIYIGKGIYAEPTLMYINGRWKDYDFTYPNYKEEEYKKELEIIRLMYLEKRKKFLR is encoded by the coding sequence ATGGGAAAAATAAGAAAGGTAGATATGGTTAACTTAGTCATGTTTTTTTTCTCTTCTCAAGTTGAATATTGGTTTGAGGAAGTTAAGAATAGATTGATAGAATATTTTGGCCCTATTGATTACAAATCCGAGATTTTAGATTTTGAAAAATATACATTGTATTATAACAAAGAGATGGGTGAAGGTGTACGTGGAATATTAATAAGTTTTGAAAGACTTATCCATCCTGCACAACTTGCAGATATAAAAAATATTACTAATAATATTGAAAATGGATTTGCGGTGAATGGAAATAGAAGATTTAATATTGATCCAGGTTATATTCACCATATGCAATTTGTACTGGCAACTACAAAAATGTGGCCACATAGAATATACATTGGAAAAGGAATATATGCAGAACCTACATTGATGTACATTAATGGAAGGTGGAAGGATTACGATTTTACATATCCGAATTATAAAGAAGAAGAATACAAAAAAGAATTGGAAATAATAAGGTTAATGTATCTTGAAAAGAGAAAAAAGTTTTTGAGGTGA
- the rimO gene encoding 30S ribosomal protein S12 methylthiotransferase RimO translates to MNFYVDVLGCPKNEADCAILKAHLKKMGNNVVDNLSEADAVIVDTCGFILNAKKESIEEILTYVELKKERNLKVFVTGCLVQRFGKELRKEIPEVDGWFGVVEPEKIAENIGKKSVIPDMPNAVYNFYGRVDNKQYAYVKISDGCDRACSFCTIPLFKGSFKSRKIEDLLNEVKFLVDSGIKEVILVAQDTTGYGIDLYGEQKLPELLKRINDIPGDFWVRVMYMHPDHITDKIIEAFSYEKVLKYFDMPIQYASNNILRLMNRTRKVEELLLLINKIRNFYSNAVLRTGIIVGFPGETDEEFQKMLEFIKEVKFDRLGAFLYSDEEEAASFKLDGKVPRKLAEERLEELMDIQAQISLEKNEKLVGKVLKVLFDEEEAGVLVGRSYMDAPEIDGSVFVKGNFKKGFFNVKITSADIYDLEGEFIEEW, encoded by the coding sequence ATGAATTTTTATGTGGATGTTTTAGGATGTCCAAAAAATGAAGCAGATTGTGCAATATTAAAGGCTCATTTGAAAAAAATGGGAAATAACGTGGTGGATAATTTAAGTGAAGCAGATGCGGTGATTGTTGATACTTGTGGTTTTATTTTGAATGCTAAAAAGGAATCTATTGAGGAGATATTAACATATGTGGAATTAAAGAAAGAAAGGAATTTAAAGGTTTTTGTAACAGGTTGTTTAGTACAAAGATTTGGAAAGGAATTGAGAAAAGAAATACCGGAAGTTGACGGATGGTTTGGTGTTGTAGAACCGGAAAAGATTGCGGAAAATATAGGTAAAAAAAGTGTTATCCCCGATATGCCAAATGCGGTTTATAATTTTTATGGACGAGTTGATAACAAACAATATGCGTATGTGAAAATTTCAGATGGTTGTGATAGAGCGTGTAGTTTTTGTACTATTCCGTTATTCAAAGGTAGTTTTAAGAGTAGAAAAATTGAGGACTTGTTGAATGAAGTAAAGTTTTTAGTTGATTCTGGGATAAAAGAAGTAATATTGGTGGCACAGGATACAACGGGATATGGTATAGATCTTTACGGAGAGCAAAAATTACCTGAGCTTTTAAAAAGGATAAACGATATACCTGGAGATTTTTGGGTTAGGGTTATGTATATGCATCCCGATCATATCACAGATAAGATTATTGAAGCTTTTTCTTATGAAAAAGTTTTAAAATATTTCGATATGCCTATTCAATATGCAAGTAATAATATACTACGATTAATGAATAGAACTAGAAAAGTAGAAGAACTCCTATTGTTGATTAATAAAATTAGGAATTTTTACAGCAATGCCGTTTTGAGGACAGGTATAATTGTGGGATTTCCAGGTGAAACAGATGAGGAGTTTCAAAAAATGCTTGAGTTTATAAAGGAGGTAAAATTTGATAGATTAGGTGCATTTTTGTATTCAGATGAAGAAGAGGCAGCTTCCTTTAAACTAGATGGAAAAGTTCCAAGGAAATTGGCTGAAGAAAGATTGGAAGAATTAATGGATATTCAAGCTCAAATTTCTTTGGAAAAAAACGAAAAACTTGTGGGAAAGGTATTAAAAGTATTATTTGACGAAGAAGAAGCAGGAGTTTTAGTTGGAAGAAGCTATATGGATGCTCCAGAGATTGACGGTAGTGTATTTGTTAAGGGGAATTTTAAAAAGGGGTTTTTTAATGTAAAGATTACTTCTGCAGACATCTATGACTTAGAAGGAGAATTTATTGAGGAGTGGTAG
- the pgsA gene encoding CDP-diacylglycerol--glycerol-3-phosphate 3-phosphatidyltransferase: protein MNIPNTITWARVLLTAVIVFLILKGFFLFAFALFLVAAISDYFDGYFARKLNQVTNFGKIFDQMSDKIFITSILIAFVELNLVPSWIVIVIVFRDTLVTTVRMAALVSNQVIAANYFGKLKTVSQMIWIVVLFLKSIGYNVYMVDDILAYVVVFFTIASGILYLGQNIRVLKG from the coding sequence TTGAATATTCCAAATACTATTACTTGGGCTAGGGTACTTTTAACTGCTGTTATAGTTTTTTTGATTTTGAAGGGATTTTTTTTATTTGCATTTGCGTTATTTCTAGTTGCAGCTATTAGCGACTATTTTGATGGATATTTTGCAAGAAAATTAAATCAGGTAACTAACTTTGGTAAAATTTTCGATCAAATGAGTGATAAGATATTTATTACGAGCATTTTGATAGCTTTTGTAGAGCTTAACTTAGTTCCAAGTTGGATAGTCATAGTTATAGTTTTTAGGGATACGTTGGTTACTACAGTGAGAATGGCAGCTCTTGTGTCTAATCAAGTAATTGCTGCAAATTACTTTGGAAAGTTAAAAACTGTTTCTCAAATGATTTGGATAGTTGTTCTATTTTTGAAAAGTATAGGATATAACGTTTATATGGTAGATGATATCTTGGCGTATGTAGTAGTATTTTTTACCATTGCTTCTGGAATTTTGTATCTTGGACAAAATATTAGAGTTTTGAAGGGGTGA
- the thpR gene encoding RNA 2',3'-cyclic phosphodiesterase produces the protein MRTFVALDITDEVKKVSEEVISKLKRMGFKASWVSSENLHLTLFFLGDIDKEKVELLSEKLHKRLAGFPSFSFNVTEFGFFRFKHLPRVFFLKVEQNKILQTLYLEMRSEMKKMRISFDDKGNFVPHVTLGRLKYSPENWEELVKDIDIPKMIVPVDKVTIYSSTLTPTGPIYKWLYRVKFEGGLDRNE, from the coding sequence TTGCGAACGTTTGTTGCACTTGATATAACTGATGAAGTCAAAAAGGTATCTGAGGAAGTTATATCAAAGTTAAAGCGTATGGGGTTTAAGGCTTCGTGGGTTTCTTCTGAGAATTTACATCTTACATTATTTTTTCTAGGAGATATCGACAAAGAAAAGGTAGAGTTATTATCAGAGAAACTTCACAAAAGGCTAGCTGGATTTCCCAGTTTTTCTTTTAATGTTACTGAATTTGGCTTTTTTAGATTCAAGCATTTGCCTAGAGTGTTTTTCTTAAAGGTGGAACAAAATAAAATATTACAAACACTTTATCTTGAAATGCGCTCAGAGATGAAGAAAATGCGCATTTCATTTGATGATAAGGGAAATTTTGTACCGCATGTTACTTTGGGAAGGTTAAAGTATAGTCCAGAAAACTGGGAGGAACTTGTCAAGGATATTGACATTCCAAAGATGATTGTTCCTGTTGATAAAGTAACTATTTATTCTTCTACTTTGACACCTACTGGACCAATATACAAATGGTTGTATAGGGTGAAATTTGAAGGAGGTTTAGACAGAAATGAATGA